TACGAGCCGATTAAAGCGTTCGTACACCAGTGATATGGTTCTCGCCGTGCGACTCGCATCCCCCCAGTTCAGTGTTGTGGACTGACAAttcttctctctccttctctgtcattTGTGTCGTGCGTGTAACTCTGTGTTCAGAAGCGGGAGGTAAAAAGTTGCGCAGCACTATCCAGAGGAGCACAGAGACAGGCCTGGCGGTGGAGATGAGAAGCAGGATGACTCGGCAGGCCAGCAGGGAGTCCACAGACGGAAGCATGAACAGCTACAGCTCCGAGGGAAAGTAAGGAGACATGCACTTGTGCTCTGCGGACGATCAGAAAACTAATTCAGCAGCTTTTATATACACGAAAAATTCAGAATTTCATTTGGTAACTTATATCAGGTTCTAGTCTAACTATAAACAcctggtgtttttattttttttttctttgttaatgtTTCAGTCTCATCTTCCCTGGTGTGAGGCTGTCCTCAGATGCCCAGTTCAGTGACTTCCTGGATGGTCTTGGCCCTGCTCAGCTGGTTGGGCGACAGACATTGGCTACTCCCCCTATGGGTGAGGACAgttatccttttttttccttttttttttttttacagagatTTGTAGCTTGAAATGATGAAAGCTTCACTTCAGACAAGTTAAAATCTTCAGTTTTGTTGGTTGTTTAGGAGACATCCAGATTGGCATGGTGGAGAAGAAAGGTGCACTGGAGGTGGAGGTCATCAGAGCCCGTGGCCTTGTGGGAAAACCAGGTTCCAAGGCACTGCCAGGTAATCAAAGCTACTAAATGTGCTAGTCTATGTCAGGTATTCACAGAGTGAATAAAGGTAAGCATGACTTGGTTGcggaaagagaaaaggaaacctTTCAAAAGCTCATCTCTCCTTTACGCTTTCTTGATTTCCAGCACCGTATGTAAAGGTCTACCTTTTGGAAAACGGAGTCTGCATagccaaaaagaaaactaaagtaGCAAGAAAAACCTTGGATCCTCTTTATCAGCAGCAACTGCCGTTTGAGGAGAGTCCAGGAGGGAAGGTTTTACAGGTAAGAATGTTATTCCTTTAGACTGCAACAAAGTGTCACAATTAGCATTTCTCCTTGCAGTCTGCTGGCCTCAATGCAAGGTCACACAGCTGATACGGTTCTGCACATCAGATTGGCTTTTTCATATAAAAAGCTATATAAGTTGTATTGGggttcatctgattgttggggttttctctgtattattgtatggtctttaccttacaatataaagcaccttgaggcaattgttgttgtgatttggcactaaataaataaaactgaattgaattttgaCCAAGACTGTTGACTTCATTTATCTTTCTAAACTTGCTCCAtcctttaaagtttttttcGTTCTTGTTTGCAGGTCATCGTATGGGGTGACTATGGACGTATGGACCATAAATCATTCATGGGAGCAGTTCAGATACTGTTAGATGAGCTGGACCTGTCCAACATGGTGATTGGCTGGTACAAGCTCTTTCCTCCTTCCTCACTGGTGGACCCTACTCTGGCCCCACTGACAAGAAGAGCTTCCCAATCCTCACTGGACAGTTTCTCTCGATCATAGCAGCGTGTGGACTGATAGCGTTGTTGTAGCAGCCAGTGTTGCGATTACAGGTCACGCCCCCCCGGTTACACTGCATGCTTGATGTTGTGTCTTCTGAGCCTGTTTCTAGGGGTGCAAACGTGATCCTGTGTTTTGAGCAAAAGCGTCACGCACACTGTGCATGTGGCGAAGCGTATCGCGAGCGCCTGGTAGCAGGGATTgccaggtgttgttgttgttgtttggaggAAGCCGGAATGAACTCCTTAGCACGAGGAATCCGTCAATTCCAGGTTTTCATCCAATTCGAAGCCATGGGGGTCAACACTGGGAACCTCTGAATGAGTTCTACAGAAGCCCTTTTCGAATGAAAAATCTGTGTGttgcttgattttattttttttcctgtgtcgttttcatttcttttatttacttttttctttaaatgtcagTGTACTTGTCTCTGAAGGGGGTGACAGTGTTTCTAACCAGATGCTTGGTCACGCCACGCCAACAGACCTAGCCGTGTAGATGGAATTTTCGAGACCATCACTTTGGGTGAGGTGTGTCCCAGCTTGTAACCACACTCCCACAGaccccaaaaagaaaaaaccctgcaTACTCTACATATATCTACCCGTTCAACCCATACTGGTAAAGCACCGTAAAAGATTAATCAAATGCCACTTTAAAGTGGCTGCCCTCAACACCCCCttcccccaaaaaataaataaatacagtaacaaTCCAAACTCCATGAAAAGATGTACAATCTTACCATATTTCTTTCTCTGTTGATATATTGTATGAAAATTAAatgagatttttcttttccctttttttagtttctttgcATGGACACAAATTTagctgaataaaaaaagaaagaagaaaattattttcttgAGGCTGtaacttgcaaaaaaaaaaagatgaaaataaacagaatcagCCATTTTCAacaatttatattatttttaaagaaaattttcACTAGTGCATGGTTTTCAAGGGGAGTGAATGCAACatcgtgactgaaaaaaaaaaggacattgtTTATCATTCTTTACACCATTCATGAATCTGCATTTTGCAGACATGCAGAAAAGGGGAACTTAAGAAttatttaacagaaaatgtTTATGTGACAAAAAGtgataatgaaaataaatgtaaatgatcTATTTCATTGTAAAAGGCTAATGCCTTATAAAGATAAACATAATGTGCAAATTGTacatgtttctctttttcttcctttcccaGGGTACTTCTCATCGTACTATTCATTGCTACCATTGTTCAGTCCCCTGACATCGTCCAGATTTTAGGACTGTTGGTTACTTTACAGTACTGTATCGTTTCactatgtttgttttcttccttcttttggATTTGGATTTGTTTAACAAGCATGTTGAAAAGGGTCTTTTGCAACATGGCTTGGGCACACCTTACAGTAACTCAGCATGTTTTGATAAAGATGATATTTGGAATTTTTGCAATTTCTTGTACAGTGCATGTCAACTTCATTACTTTTCTCCCTCACCTTAAATTGAGCTCTATGGCAAATTAGTTCTTGGTCTTCCTGGGCCATTTATTGAAGTTTTAACAGAACATTCCACCCCACCCGAAAGTCACATTTTCTTTCAGGTttttgagggaaaaaaagaagaagaaaaaatatgacaaggaaaatattttatatttaatggaTGCTGGCGAAACAGTTGTGATTgcaagtgtattttatttcagtATTGTTGACGAACATGCAAAAATAATCTGTACTGGTACAGCAAAGAGGTCTATACCGAATCAAGAGACGGCAAACATGCGCGACATGCGTGTTGCCATGGTTCAATTTTACATCACTGTTTGTGAAGATGAGCTAATCACAAGTTGAAATAATAAGGGATATTGccacagaattttttttcttgttttaatgaaaatgaaattacttTACTatatttttgttagttttatttaaaagccaagaccagtttattttttattttctatttttagtaATTAACAATACTTCTCGTGTCTGGGAAGTACATGAATCTTATAGTTGCAGTATGtctgaatgaaactgaattgaGGCATTGTTCCTTTTCCACGTGAAGATAATGCATTTTAATGTCAGAGAAAAACCTTGTCGCTTTAACAAGCTACagtatatattttcattttcattgtacATACCTTTAGATGTCAGAATTTGAGTAAACAAGCTACCACAAGTAGACTGATAGATTCTTTTGGAAGAGGAAAAATGCCTCATGATGACAAAGACATGTTATTTATCCTTTTGAATgccttttcattttctctttttggtgCAATGTGTTAATGCCAAGGCTATGTCTTGGTTAAGTATGGTTGAGTACAGAGATTTATGtaagttatttttcaaattaaaaataaaaaaaatgatattacACTGATGTCAAGAGTTGAGTGATGATCAAATtaacgcacactcacacacactacatCATCTTTTACATCAATGTGAATAAGTTGCTCTTTTTAGTTGTTTATAGACAGATTCTGATTTCATTTATTGACCTAACTGCACAATGTTGCCAGTTAGGTCACTTTTCTTCATGCAATAATGGTAAAGGAATGGTTCTAAATTTCGGTCCTTAGGATGGCTTGTTTTAGGTTTGTAGGTGTTTCCCCATTCCAAAACACCTGAATGAAGAGCTTGGAGAAGACATGTAAGGTACAAATGACAAATGTGATATCCACCTTTCATTTCTAAAGTTCCACACAGTGTAATGAGAAACATTTAGACACATAGAAACCCATGCAATCACACATGCATGCTATTGCACATAAACCATGCATGAGCacagacaaagaaacacaaaaacacagttctttgtgatttgttGCCTGACGGTGGTTGTGGCTCACCTCCTCTACAACAACCCGGAGTAATTCATACAAATCAGTGACTGATTGGAAGGCTGggggttcaatccctggctgctccagtctgaaGATCCTCGGGCAAGATACTAAACCCAAATTGCTCCCAGTGTGttcatcaatgtgtgtgtgaatgttagacagagGGCACTTAGATGTAGAAGAGGAGTTTGCCCAAATATGTTTGTTAAATGGTGAATGTATTGTATAAAGTGATTTGAGTGCTTAAGTAGAGTAGAAAAACATTAGCCATCCAGCCATCAAGTGGGActgattggagtctttgccaggCCGATTTTGGCCCCTGGGCCCTATGTTTGACACCCTAGAtttaaaggtgtttttttttttttagttttgctttaAATCCTGTCCTCTCTGGCAGCTTTTGCAGTCAGAATAGCCAAACACACTTTGCTTTTCCAAAAACAGTTATAAAAAAATCTCTGTAGCCTCCTCTTATTCATGTGAATCTTTTATctgttcatttattcatttctatctgtgttatttcagttattgcattaaaaaataaaaaataaacatacagcACATGGAataaaaaattagaaaatacaCAGACACGTGAATCCACAATCTTCTTGTAGTGTGAGTGTaaatgtgagagagagagactgtctgtgtatgtgtctttGTCACAAACATTTCCTAATCTCTATTCAGAATCTGTAAGCACAGGAGTCTTTACACACTGCTCTTTTGACTTTGCATTTATTCAGTATTCTCGTTCATATGTGTAGTCAGATTATAGAGGTTGACGCCTCAAATCTGTTTTCTCTGCGTTGACTGCAGAATGTTCTTGGTGGTGGAGCGGATGCTGGTCACAAACAGttcatttcctttctttgtgAAATGGACTCCGTCTGGTACAAAGATTGTGTTGTCGAAAAATTTCAAATAGGGATGTTCAATAATCACCCCTCCAAAGCAGTGGGCAGCCTTTCTCATGGTATGGTTGACAATCTCCCTGTCCTTATTTATCTTCCATGGACTTCCATACCTCCACACTTGGCGCTGATTGATGCAGGAATAAGCAATCGTCATTGAGGGGAACTCTTTGTGCAGTTGCATCAATTCCATCTTCATTATACCAGAAAGTTGCTGGGCAGACATGAGTCCTAAATCATTGCCACCAGCGTGGATAATCAATATGTCAGGCGGGCTCCGTGTAGATAACTCTTCATAAAAACGTGGAAGGACGCCGCTCCAGCCCATCCCTCCTTTGCCAAACCATTGGACTTTGGCATTAAGTCCCAAATTCTCTCCAAACTTCTGTCTTGCTCCGAACTCTCCTCTTTTGACGTAGCTTGAGCCAACGATCCAAATGTTTCTAACTTTCTGGTCTTCTGGCCTCTTTTTCTCCATCCCTTTGCTTTCAGAGGATCTGGCATCATTCTGGAAACTCGAGGCCGTATCATTCAATTTCTTGCCTTTGAGTCGGATCATCGTGATAGCGGCACTTTTTTGGATGCTTGGTGGTGTCACAGCTGATTCATTCTTGTCTGTGTCTTTCTTCATCCCTTTTCTTTCTGAAAAGCAGGCCTCAGTGATGCTTCTGCAGTTGGTTGAAATCTGACTGAAATTTCTTTTCAGTACAAATTTCTCTCCACAGATTCTGCGTTTTCCCCTTGCTGGGGAGGAGCTGTCAGCACTTCTGCTGCAATTTTGTGCAGCATCATGCTGGATTCGCTTTCTCTTTAGTGGGAGCTTGACAGGGTTTAAACCCAGCTGATCTTTCTCAGACACTGGCGACAGGTTTTGGCGCTGCATTCTTGTAAAAAGATGCTACACCACTTGGCTGGATCCAATAAATACAGCAACAGTTTTCCTGAAGCTTGTCAGTGTATTCACAATGTTTCTTCCCCAAAAAATTTTCAAAATGCGATATTTAGACACTTAAACAACGAGCTCGGATTTTTGTTGTGCACTCACGAAGGAAGGGCAGTGAAATGACTGAAGCCTCTGCTCTATATGGGTATTTCTGTTCCGTTGTAACGTCATACACCTAGTAACTCTCAGCAGGCAGACTGCAGCTCTTTCATTTAACAGACAAACATTCTGCACAGTgaagatgtttttatttgaatttgtttgtttttggagtTTATGGGATGTTTTAGAGAGAATTTTTGCTTTCccatcaaaacacaaataaattcaTATGAATACGTTTAAAGTGCACTATACATGTAAACAGTGATTATTTACTCATATTGAGTTAACAGGCTTTTTTCCTCTCAAATATGTGATTATGGATGCTTATTTCATGTAATAACTAGACCATTTGCTGTGGCAAGTACATACATTTGATTTTATGTGACTGTGACAGAGTCTCATGTTGCAATGAATGCGTCCCAGTCAGTGTGCAGATACAGGGAATCCGTTTAGATGTAAATAAAAccagtgtttctgtgtcagGGGGCAGGGTCTGTGAGTTTGTTTAGTACTTTTGATTGTTATATTGAAATCATGTAAAGTTCTtgtgttattattttagttAAGGTTTACTTGCGTTTTGATCTAGTTATGTTTCTTCTGTGTCTCCTTGCTTGTGTCTTTTGTGTGCCCCCTGTCTCCCCATGTATTTCATGTCTTCGTGTTGCATGTTCTATTTGTCAAGCTGGTGTTGTCTTGTCTACGtcccttttctctttcctgttttattgcgAAGAGTCTGGTGTTCCATGTTAAGTGTGTTTAGTTGTACTTCCCCTGTGGCGTTcaggttcatttgtgtcagctgttttctcCATTACCCTCCTGTGTATGTAAGTCCTCTTTCTCACTAATTCATTGTCGATTCATCTGTTTTCCTCCCTCCACGTCACGTCAGCTTTCTCATAATCCTGTTCAGGTCCATGTTTCTGGTTTTCTTGCACCTGCTCAGATTTATGTTCATGTTTCTCTTGTCATAGTTTTCAtaggttttagttttacttctcGCACCTGTTCgccttgctttgtttttgtgttcatgCTTTTTCAGCCAAATCAACGGCTCGCTTTTTGATTAAACTTCATTTCAGTCTCTCCCTTGTCTGCTTTTCGGGtccacaccacaaacacaccggCTGCTCTGTCGACAACTTACTTCGCTTAATGTTTCAATTCAACAGGTCTCTCCTTGACAGGGTTGTGcaagttttttttcccaattaAACCTAAAAAAAGGCATCTATTGTGTCTACTATGAAGGAAAATACCACAAGATAGACTTTCTGAAgtattattttctttgtctgaAAAATCGAAGCCTGTTCTAAAGGTAATTAGCTAAATACACTCGCTAAGTATTCAGGTCACGCTCACAAAtcagtgaaaatgttttctttttatcaccTCTCTCTGAAGCAAACATTCAATGCTAGCCTCAGTGTGTGAATAAAGTACACAGAACTTAATGTGCTGACCAAGACAGTGCTGAAATTCTGATGTTAAGCATTACAACATTGAGGTTTTGCAGATCACATGACCACTAACCACTTAACGTTAAGTTGCCTGGCATTTTGGACATGTGACAAACATGATGACCATATAGGGTCAAATGAATACAGTCACACGGACCTTCTAATTCTATTGAATATTAGGATTCTCTGAAATCACCTACTCCTGTAAAAGGGTATTTTATCATTGTTTCTGCAATATGAATATGTTACCCTAAATACACAAAATTATTAGTATTCAGTCCACTCACACATTCGTGCAATACCACCTTGAAATTCTTAGTAAAGCATTAGATTTTTATGTGAAAAGGATATTTCAGTTGCACACACCCCACAGTCATAATTCAGCCTCTGTTTACTTCTGCTTGTGGTTGAAAAATAGGGATGACTACAAAATGACTAATGACAAAGACAAGAGTCTTCCTGTTTCTGTCGTATTTAAGGCGACTGCGCTCTACATGAATCAGAAGAGCTGCTGAGCTTTATACATCAGGCTACTACTTCGCCTTTCTGTTCAGCACAAGTGTCTTTTCGGGCACAGTAGTTACTGAATATATTGTATTTGTTAATGATTTTCTTATAACCTGCCATTTCATTCcaattttgcttttgcttttcaaCGTCTACTTTAATATCCAGGATGCTTTTCTCATGGATTGCAGTAAAACAAAGCCTTAAAGATGTGGGTTTTCAAGCTGTGGATGTGTTCACCACTGGTAAAAGGGATGGATTCAGAAGAACAatccttctcctcctcatctgtagCATCTCCAGCCTCCTGCTCAGCTCCCTGCTCCTCCTGTACCTCCTTTTCGCTCAGGACTATGAGCTAGCAGTGGCTGGGGGGATTGCCGCCTGCTTTGGGACACTGCTGACTGTTGCCCTCTTCCTATCAAAGAGAGTAAGGTGTTTAGGGACTCTTTTTGTTATATCCATTTTCATGAAAAAGAGTAGGAACTTGCTGTTAACTGCTGGAACCAGCTTAGTGGTTCTTAAGAACATCCGTAACACTCTGGAGAACCTCTCGCTGCTGGTCAGGAGTATGATTTGCAACCTGAAGGCAAAAAAAGCCTCCATCATTGCTCCATTTACTAACTATGTTCAGATGTTGAAGTGGATCGGAGACATGCTCAAAGGGGTTACAAACCTGGGAGTAGTGAGATTTGACTCCCAGCTCAACGTCTCTCCAAGATTGGAATCAGAAGAATTCAGGCAGAGGCTCGCAGGAGCAGAGCAGAAGCTCAACGAGACTGTTAAATATGCACAGGCCCTGATGAATACAGTGAGCTCAGTGACCGACAGGATGTTTCCTGCCATCAGCTTCCTCGTGCTCATGATGTTTATAGCattgcacataaaaaaatactgcagagacatgaaatacaaaaacagGTTCATCAGCAGCAAGTTTGTTCATTTTGACGAGAAGCAGAAGGCGGAAGGAAAATCCCACGTCCTTCCCCTCACGgcagaggaggagcagctgtACACCTTCATTCCCTCCGCCCGTCCCACAACAAGAGAAGGGAAAGCTATGGTGAAATTTGGAATTCCAGTTGTCTCCCATTTCATAGCTTGGGTCATATTCATAACTGTGGACGCCTTGCTGTACTGTTTTGTTGACATTGTTACAGCAAGGTTATCAGAGCTGGAGCCATTCCACATCCCTTTGTTAATGAGCATCAAAGTAAGTACACCgtagtaaa
The DNA window shown above is from Astatotilapia calliptera chromosome 11, fAstCal1.2, whole genome shotgun sequence and carries:
- the dcstamp gene encoding dendritic cell-specific transmembrane protein, producing MLFSWIAVKQSLKDVGFQAVDVFTTGKRDGFRRTILLLLICSISSLLLSSLLLLYLLFAQDYELAVAGGIAACFGTLLTVALFLSKRVRCLGTLFVISIFMKKSRNLLLTAGTSLVVLKNIRNTLENLSLLVRSMICNLKAKKASIIAPFTNYVQMLKWIGDMLKGVTNLGVVRFDSQLNVSPRLESEEFRQRLAGAEQKLNETVKYAQALMNTVSSVTDRMFPAISFLVLMMFIALHIKKYCRDMKYKNRFISSKFVHFDEKQKAEGKSHVLPLTAEEEQLYTFIPSARPTTREGKAMVKFGIPVVSHFIAWVIFITVDALLYCFVDIVTARLSELEPFHIPLLMSIKGIATLIGMSLGQENHEKDFSYSVTLFEKQCLPKPKLLLYSSVIPLTAILLTLLVMALMSTKVSQLRLMVCEQFFPSAAEERVEYLHGKILRKRFKMRKEKNNCSLRSLITKPYFWFPLLFHSKEDPQSIL
- the rims2a gene encoding regulating synaptic membrane exocytosis protein 4 isoform X11; the encoded protein is MGRQGNDTSPPAPGMRIQCSQSKMSLSASFEALAVYFPCMNSFDEEDGEAGGKKLRSTIQRSTETGLAVEMRSRMTRQASRESTDGSMNSYSSEGNLIFPGVRLSSDAQFSDFLDGLGPAQLVGRQTLATPPMGDIQIGMVEKKGALEVEVIRARGLVGKPGSKALPAPYVKVYLLENGVCIAKKKTKVARKTLDPLYQQQLPFEESPGGKVLQVIVWGDYGRMDHKSFMGAVQILLDELDLSNMVIGWYKLFPPSSLVDPTLAPLTRRASQSSLDSFSRS